From a region of the Homalodisca vitripennis isolate AUS2020 unplaced genomic scaffold, UT_GWSS_2.1 ScUCBcl_4106;HRSCAF=10062, whole genome shotgun sequence genome:
- the LOC124372853 gene encoding uncharacterized protein LOC124372853 isoform X1, with protein sequence MSFRNSYAVTCSYIIPFNFNVAHAIKMAVKYLKIGIALLIIYCLHLSENTHLEWTEHSRKHGEPCVNHDQCIDFRMICSETEFVCQCDQFHDWTELNAYTSECVPNPQRLRSFLSENHETKGVEEKLSEEAHNLFVYLGLSGIIVISCGILLAFACIIFVIS encoded by the exons ATGAGCTTCAGAAACTCCTATGCAGTGACATGTTCATACATCATTCCCTTCAACTTTAATGTTGCTCATGCAATAAAGATGgcagtgaaatatttaaaaatcggAATTGCgctattaattatttactgtctTCATTTAAGTGAAAACACACATCTTGAATGGACAGAAC actCAAGGAAACATGGTGAACCATGCGTTAATCATGACCAATGCATAGACTTTCGAATGATTTGCTCTGAAACAGAGTTTGTTTGTCAATGTGATCA atttcatGACTGGACAGAGCTTAACGCATATACATCAGAATGTGTTCCTAATCCGCAGCGTCTCCGCTCTTTTTTATCGGAAAACCATGAAACTAAGGGTGTTGAAG agaAACTGTCAGAGGAAGCCCACAACCTGTTTGTCTATCTTGGTCTCTCTGGAATCATCGTCATCTCCTGTGGCATCCTTCTAGCATTTGCCTGCATTATCTTTGTCATAagctaa
- the LOC124372850 gene encoding non-structural maintenance of chromosomes element 1 homolog produces MGSRSRRSGRELQDEAMDVDEDEFTSEHKLMLQYLLHERMATKVELVNIHKELFENRADLKDVLTTITSKINPLKMDIKETKCDLTGETYFVLIHTTGESFFPRCCVFTKPQLDFLKQVLTGIVLSSEGAVGTIPAINSCKTMTKSEAGDTIEKFVKEKILMETAGHGLCLTPLAVLEFEPFFKACFSGNLLVCDLCKQLVFIGKACDGCEQRFHLHCVDKWMKSKKTVCPSCAQHWP; encoded by the coding sequence ATGAATTTACAAGTGAACACAAATTAATGCTGCAATACCTTCTACATGAAAGAATGGCTACAAAAGTGGAGCTTGTCAATATTCACAAGGAGTTGTTTGAAAACAGGGCTGATTTAAAAGATGTTTTGACAACAATTACAAGTAAAATCAATCCATTAAAAATGGAcatcaaagaaacaaaatgtgATCTGACTGGAGAGACTTATTTCGTTCTCATTCATACAACAGGAGAATCTTTCTTTCCACGATGCTGTGTATTCACCAAGCCTCAACTAGACTTTTTAAAACAGGTTCTCACTGGGATAGTGTTGTCCTCTGAAGGTGCAGTTGGGACAATTCCGGCAATAAATTCATGCAAAACAATGACCAAAAGTGAAGCTGGAGATACgattgaaaaatttgttaaagagAAAATCTTGATGGAAACAGCTGGACATGGTTTGTGTTTGACTCCTCTGGCCGTCTTGGAGTTTGAGCCTTTCTTCAAGGCTTGCTTTTCAGGTAACCTTCTTGTCTGTGATTTGTGTAAACAGTTGGTTTTCATCGGTAAAGCTTGTGATGGCTGTGAACAAAGGTTCCATCTGCATTGTGTGGACAAATGGATGAAGAGTAAAAAAACAGTGTGTCCTTCATGTGCTCAACATTGGCCATGA
- the LOC124372853 gene encoding uncharacterized protein LOC124372853 isoform X2 yields the protein MDEGKDPSKQENYDDLSSIQRTEDSFELDKKMSTWKTDDESLQKCLRRLSGDQHDMKVIHMKLTMVKQYVQSIHENMLWPTRQSGLLQQSFTAYSLLYH from the exons ATGGATGAAGGAAAAGATCCATCAAAACAA GAAAATTATGATGATCTGTCTTCGATTCAAAGAACTGAGGACTCCTTCGAATTAGACAAAAAAATGTCCACGTGGAAAACTGATGATGAGTCTCTGCAGAAATGCCTCAGAAGATTGTCAGGAGATCAACATGACATGAAAGTAATACACATGAAACTGACCATGGTGAAGCAATATGTTCAG AGTATACACGAAAACATGCTATGGCCGACAAGACAATCTGGCTTGTTACAGCAGTCATTTACGGCTTATTCACTGCTGTATCACTGA